The proteins below come from a single Ignavibacteria bacterium genomic window:
- a CDS encoding sodium ion-translocating decarboxylase subunit beta — translation MQNILNLFQGIATLAASDPKIIIARISLIFLGMLLVYLGKREILEPLLMIPMGLGMSAINAGVLFFSNGQQGNLFVDPLITDPKALLDILQIDFLQPIYTLTFSNGLIACFVFMGIGVLLDVGFLLARPFLSMFLALCAELGTFATIPIAKALGLSLNDAASIAMVGGADGPMVLFTSLSLSKDLFVPITVVAYLYLGLTYGGYPYLIKLMVPKKLRAIKMPPKKASRAVTSGEKMAFAAVVNTVLCLLFPVAAPLFVSLFLGVAIRESGLKHFIDFIGGPLLYGSTFFLGFLLGVLCEAHLILNPKVLILLVLGIIALLLSGIGGILGGYIMYFITRGKFNPVIGIAGVSCVPTTAKVAQKSVNEVNPEALILPEAIGANICGVITTAIIAGIYITLIPAFLK, via the coding sequence ATTCAGAATATATTAAATCTCTTTCAGGGTATAGCCACTCTGGCGGCTTCAGATCCGAAGATAATAATTGCAAGGATAAGCCTTATTTTCTTAGGGATGCTCCTTGTTTATCTAGGTAAAAGAGAAATTCTTGAACCCTTGCTCATGATACCAATGGGTCTGGGCATGTCTGCAATTAACGCAGGAGTGCTTTTCTTCAGCAACGGGCAGCAGGGGAACCTTTTTGTCGATCCGCTAATTACAGATCCCAAGGCTCTGCTTGACATACTGCAGATTGACTTTCTTCAGCCTATTTATACGCTTACATTCAGCAACGGGCTGATTGCATGTTTTGTTTTTATGGGCATAGGTGTTCTTCTGGACGTTGGGTTTTTACTTGCGCGTCCGTTTTTAAGCATGTTTCTTGCATTGTGCGCAGAACTTGGCACATTTGCAACAATTCCAATCGCTAAAGCACTGGGCCTCAGTCTGAATGACGCCGCCTCTATTGCCATGGTAGGAGGAGCAGATGGGCCCATGGTGCTTTTTACTTCTCTTAGCCTTTCAAAAGATCTTTTTGTACCTATTACTGTAGTAGCTTATCTTTATCTCGGGCTTACGTACGGGGGCTACCCGTATTTAATTAAGCTGATGGTGCCAAAGAAGCTGAGGGCAATAAAGATGCCCCCGAAGAAAGCCTCACGCGCCGTCACCTCGGGAGAAAAGATGGCCTTTGCAGCGGTTGTAAATACGGTTTTGTGCCTTCTCTTCCCCGTTGCCGCCCCGCTGTTTGTTTCACTTTTCCTGGGCGTTGCAATAAGGGAGTCGGGTCTTAAGCATTTCATAGATTTTATAGGGGGCCCGCTCCTCTACGGATCAACATTCTTCTTAGGGTTCCTGCTTGGAGTGCTTTGTGAAGCTCATTTAATACTTAATCCCAAGGTTTTAATTCTTCTTGTTCTCGGCATAATTGCCCTTCTTCTCTCCGGAATAGGAGGCATATTAGGGGGCTATATAATGTACTTTATCACCAGAGGCAAGTTTAATCCTGTAATAGGCATTGCAGGAGTCAGCTGCGTGCCGACAACAGCCAAGGTGGCACAGAAATCCGTCAACGAGGTAAACCCCGAAGCGCTCATCCTGCCAGAGGCAATTGGCGCAAACATTTGCGGGGTTATAACTACGGCAATTATAGCAGGTATATACATAACGCTGATTCCTGCGTTCCTGAAATAA
- a CDS encoding biotin/lipoyl-binding protein: MKKFRFKINANQYDVDIVNVEDNVAEVVVNGTTYHVEVEQKIQTTKTPTLVRSKAEPSTDIHKSVARTSNPSTPKGTGTIKSPLPGTVLKIHVKEGDFVKIGDRLMTLEAMKMENNINSDKEGLIKAIKVTERDSVLEGDVLMEIGS; encoded by the coding sequence ATGAAAAAGTTCAGATTTAAAATTAACGCCAACCAGTATGACGTCGATATTGTAAATGTCGAGGATAACGTTGCTGAAGTTGTCGTCAACGGCACTACGTACCACGTGGAAGTTGAACAGAAGATCCAGACTACAAAGACTCCAACACTCGTGCGTTCGAAGGCAGAGCCTTCGACGGATATACACAAGTCTGTAGCCCGCACAAGCAATCCTTCCACACCGAAAGGCACAGGAACAATTAAGAGTCCCCTGCCCGGAACGGTTCTGAAGATACACGTAAAGGAAGGCGACTTTGTAAAGATAGGCGACAGGCTCATGACGCTTGAGGCAATGAAAATGGAAAACAACATTAACTCCGATAAGGAAGGCCTTATTAAAGCAATTAAGGTCACCGAAAGGGATTCCGTACTGGAAGGCGACGTTTTAATGGAAATCGGAAGCTGA